From the genome of Schaalia dentiphila ATCC 17982, one region includes:
- the greA gene encoding transcription elongation factor GreA yields the protein MADTQWLTQAQYDLLASELKERVEVKRVEIARLIDAARQEGDLRENGGYHAARNEQSMNETRIQALQEMLEHAEVGETPADDGIVEPGMVVTALVAGREQKFLLGSRDAGGDLGIQVFSAQAPLGAAVIGHKAGDKLSFEAPTGRMIDVEILDAKPFEG from the coding sequence ATGGCTGACACACAGTGGCTCACGCAGGCCCAGTACGACCTGCTCGCAAGCGAGCTGAAGGAGCGCGTCGAGGTCAAGCGCGTCGAGATCGCGCGCCTCATCGACGCCGCCCGCCAGGAGGGCGACCTGCGCGAGAACGGCGGCTACCACGCTGCGCGCAACGAGCAGTCCATGAACGAGACCCGCATCCAGGCCCTCCAGGAAATGCTGGAGCACGCCGAGGTCGGCGAGACCCCCGCCGACGACGGCATCGTCGAGCCCGGCATGGTTGTTACGGCTCTGGTGGCCGGTCGCGAGCAGAAGTTCCTGCTCGGTTCGCGTGACGCCGGCGGCGACCTGGGCATTCAGGTCTTCTCCGCACAGGCTCCCCTGGGTGCAGCGGTCATCGGCCACAAGGCCGGCGACAAGCTCTCCTTCGAAGCCCCCACTGGCCGCATGATCGACGTCGAGATCCTTGACGCCAAGCCCTTCGAAGGCTGA
- a CDS encoding AI-2E family transporter — MADTQEQPRWKLSDLIGRLSAALPTKRVDESAPAPVMVSVREEHEDERDVAAAVPRTLRIAAAISWRTLVVAGLVMAVLWGIARLTIVIMPVAIALTVTVLLEPLVSWMRRRLHFPSSLAATVGLLVFFAAVAGALSQAAAELIQQVPYLASQAADGFRKLLDAIAHNEFLHDGPLKMDTTVLTNAAEQLRSELVNWLNTNKETLATGALNITSSVGTLATSALTMLFCLFFFLKEGRSIWLWCVRLLPAPARVPVHESAIRGWATFGSYVRTQIQVAAIDALGIALGAFFLGVPLAIPIGVITFFAAFVPILGALTSGVIAVLVAAVNGGLTKAIIMLVIILVVQQVESNILQPFMMSNAVSLHPVAVMLVITAGSAIAGIAGAIFSVPIAAFINATVMYLHGYDPMPELATAEDRPGGPPGMLEETIAASYAGKPDTRPYVARAEADEDEVVASVDLHVEACVESEGDATREETPTAEQQKPGEPPTPHVEA, encoded by the coding sequence GTGGCCGACACTCAGGAACAGCCGCGATGGAAGCTATCCGACCTCATCGGCAGGCTCTCAGCTGCCCTGCCGACGAAGCGCGTTGATGAATCCGCGCCCGCGCCCGTCATGGTGTCCGTGCGCGAGGAACACGAGGATGAGCGCGACGTGGCGGCCGCCGTCCCGCGCACCCTTCGCATCGCCGCAGCGATCTCGTGGCGCACCCTCGTCGTCGCCGGCCTGGTCATGGCCGTCCTGTGGGGCATCGCCCGCCTGACAATCGTCATCATGCCGGTCGCGATCGCGCTGACGGTGACGGTGCTTCTCGAACCACTCGTCTCCTGGATGCGCCGCCGCCTGCACTTCCCCTCGTCGCTGGCCGCAACCGTCGGCCTGCTCGTCTTCTTCGCCGCCGTCGCTGGCGCGCTGAGCCAGGCCGCCGCCGAACTCATCCAGCAGGTGCCGTATCTGGCCTCGCAGGCCGCGGACGGCTTCCGCAAGCTGCTCGACGCGATTGCGCACAACGAGTTTCTGCATGATGGTCCGTTGAAGATGGACACGACGGTCCTGACGAATGCAGCCGAGCAGCTGCGTTCCGAGCTGGTGAACTGGCTGAATACCAACAAGGAAACGCTGGCGACCGGCGCCCTGAACATCACGTCCTCGGTCGGCACACTGGCGACCTCAGCCCTGACGATGCTCTTCTGCCTGTTCTTCTTCCTGAAGGAGGGACGCTCGATCTGGCTGTGGTGCGTGCGCCTGCTGCCCGCCCCCGCCCGCGTCCCCGTCCACGAGAGCGCGATTCGCGGCTGGGCAACCTTCGGCTCCTACGTGCGCACGCAGATCCAGGTGGCGGCCATCGACGCGCTCGGCATTGCGCTGGGCGCATTCTTCCTGGGGGTGCCCCTGGCCATCCCGATCGGCGTTATCACCTTCTTTGCCGCCTTCGTTCCGATTCTGGGTGCCCTGACGTCCGGTGTCATCGCGGTACTCGTGGCGGCCGTGAACGGCGGCCTGACGAAGGCGATCATCATGCTCGTCATCATCCTCGTCGTCCAGCAGGTCGAATCCAACATCCTGCAGCCCTTCATGATGTCGAACGCCGTCTCCTTGCACCCGGTCGCCGTCATGCTCGTCATCACTGCCGGATCCGCGATCGCTGGTATCGCCGGCGCGATCTTCTCGGTGCCGATCGCCGCCTTCATCAACGCGACTGTCATGTACCTGCACGGGTACGACCCGATGCCCGAGCTGGCGACCGCGGAGGACCGCCCGGGCGGCCCTCCGGGCATGCTCGAGGAGACGATCGCGGCCTCCTACGCGGGTAAGCCAGATACGCGCCCGTACGTGGCTCGTGCAGAAGCTGATGAGGACGAGGTCGTGGCGTCCGTGGATCTTCACGTCGAGGCCTGTGTCGAGTCGGAGGGGGACGCGACACGGGAGGAAACGCCGACCGCTGAACAGCAGAAGCCGGGGGAGCCTCCGACGCCCCACGTGGAGGCGTAA